GATTAAAGCGGTACGAGAGTTGGGTTCAGAACGTCGTGAGACAGTTCGGTCCCTATCTGTTGTGGGCGCAGGAGATTTGAGGGGAGCTGTCCTTAGTACGAGAGGACCGGGATGGACGGACCTCCAGTGTTCCGGTTGTCACGCCAGTGGCAATGCCGGGTAGCTATGTCCGGAAGGGATAAACGCTGAAGGCATCTAAGCGTGAAGCCCACCCCAAGATGAGATCTCCCGTGGAGTAATCCACCTGAAGGTCCGTGGTAGACTACCACGTCGATAGGCTGGAAGTGTACGTGCAGTAATGCATTCAGCTGACCAGTACTAATAGACCGTGCGGCTTGACCCTTATCTATCTCCCTTTTGTTGTCAAGGAAAAATCAGGGCCCCCCTTCCAAAGGAGGCCCTTTTTGTATAGCTTGGGGAACGGTCGTGTCAAGGAAAGGTTCGCTTTTTTCTTTTCCGAATTCATGACTTCTTCAATTCTTGTTTCTATGATAGTATTTAGTTATAAAAGGGATGGGATAAAAAGTAACGATGAGAGAGAGAGATATATTCGAAGAAATAATCGACTTGGGTAAGAGGCGTGGGGTTCTTACCTATGATGAGATAAACGATGCCCTTCCTTCGGAGTTCTTCTCGCCTGATGAAATAGAAGACCTCATGGACCTTCTCCAGGATATGGGAGTGAAGGTAGTTGATTATGAGGAAGCCCTGCCTCCTGAAGAAGAGGCGGAGGAGGAAGAGCTTGAGGAGTACGAGAAGACAGAGGACCTCGTTCAGGCCTATTTTCATTCCATGGGCGACATATCCATTCTCACGAAGGACGAGGAGACGGAACTGGCTAAGAAATTAGAGCAAGGGAGAGAAATCATAAAAAGCATCGTCACCGCCTTGCCCATCTACAAGAAGATGGAGGCCGTTCTTGATACCGGTGAAGACGAGGAACTTGCCCCTGAGGAAGAACGGCCCGATGAAGCGCTTCTCCATTCTGTGGCGCGGATAGAAGAACTCATGACTGCCGTGGCGTCTGAAGAGAAAAAGATATCCCGTTATGGCTCTCTGAAAGAACTGAAGAGGTCGATAACGGAAAAGAAGAAGAAGGGAACCCGCACAGAAAAACTCGATGCGCTCGCCAGAGAGATGCAGCAGGAGTATAAGAGGATTGAATCAGAGGTCGGCATCAAGATGCAGGAACTCAGGATTCTCTATGAGCGGATGTCGAAGGCCAAGGAGCTTGTTACCGAGGCGAAGAACGAGCTCATAACGAGGAACCTGAGGCTCGTCGTAAATATCGCAAAGAACTACGTCGGAAGGGGCCTGCCTTTGCTTGATCTCATTCAGGAGGGCAATATCGGACTCATGAAGGCTGTGGACAAATTTAAGTATGAAAAGGGTTTCAAATTTTCGACGTACGCCACGTGGTGGATAAGGCAGGCC
The sequence above is a segment of the Thermodesulfovibrionales bacterium genome. Coding sequences within it:
- a CDS encoding sigma-70 family RNA polymerase sigma factor yields the protein MRERDIFEEIIDLGKRRGVLTYDEINDALPSEFFSPDEIEDLMDLLQDMGVKVVDYEEALPPEEEAEEEELEEYEKTEDLVQAYFHSMGDISILTKDEETELAKKLEQGREIIKSIVTALPIYKKMEAVLDTGEDEELAPEEERPDEALLHSVARIEELMTAVASEEKKISRYGSLKELKRSITEKKKKGTRTEKLDALAREMQQEYKRIESEVGIKMQELRILYERMSKAKELVTEAKNELITRNLRLVVNIAKNYVGRGLPLLDLIQEGNIGLMKAVDKFKYEKGFKFSTYATWWIRQAITRALIDQTKTIRVPVHMMEFYNRVTKASREITQQLGKEPSNEEIAIKLGVPMRKVEEVFRAIQDPIALQTPVGDEDTELEDFIGDKNSPSPYSDTERVEISEHIQRVLRTLTPKEEKVIRMRFGIGAERDHTLEEVGRHLSITRERVRQIEAKALRKLKHPSRLRALKILTT